The Brassica oleracea var. oleracea cultivar TO1000 chromosome C6, BOL, whole genome shotgun sequence genome includes a region encoding these proteins:
- the LOC106296408 gene encoding DNA-3-methyladenine glycosylase 1-like isoform X2 — protein sequence MSASDREFRSVLVPAGNKLQQKPLSKPVKKTASKSKDLTFTASPAKKSSSPLSPSILRRNGVSMNASYSSEASSSCESSPLSMASTSSGKRGLRRTGSNSSSTLRRNMTEETGDCFSDGRRRCAWITPKSDLCYIAFHDEEWGVPVHDDKKLFELLSLSGALAELSWKDILSKRQSFREVFMDFDPIAISELTNKKITSPDSLLSEQKLRSILENANQVRKIIVEFGSFGKYIWNFVNQKPTQSQFRYSRQVPVKTSKAELISKDLVRRGFRSVSPTVIYSFMQTAGLTNDHLTSCFRHQECISKDETS from the exons ATGTCGGCCTCCGACCGAGAGTTCCGTTCAGTTCTCGTTCCCGCCGGTAACAAGCTGCAGCAGAAACCGTTGTCAAAGCCGGTGAAGAAGACCGCTAGTAAATCGAAAGACCTAACCTTTACGGCGTCTCCGGCGAAGAAGAGTTCGTCTCCTCTGAGCCCTTCGATTCTGAGGAGGAACGGTGTCTCAATGAACGCATCGTACTCGTCGGAGGCGTCGTCTTCGTGCGAGTCGTCGCCGTTGAGTATGGCGTCTACTTCTAGCGGGAAGAGGGGTTTGCGGCGTACCGGGTCGAACTCTTCAAGCACACTGAGAAGGAATATGACGGAGGAGACAGGTGATTGCTTCTCTGATGGTCGTAGAAGATGCGCTTGGATCACTCCCAAATCTG ACCTATGTTACATTGCTTTCCACGATGAAGAGTGGGGAGTTCCTGTCCATGATGACAA GAAACTTTTCGAGCTATTAAGCCTCTCTGGTGCTCTTGCGGAACTGTCCTGGAAAGACATTCTTTCCAAAAGACAATCATTCAG GGAAGTATTCATGGACTTTGATCCAATTGCCATATCTGAACTAACTAACAAAAAGATAACATCCCCTGACTCATTACTATCAGAGCAAAAGCTTCGCTCAATCCTCGAGAATGCAAACCAAGTTCGCAAG ATAATAGTTGAGTTTGGATCATTTGGCAAGTACATTTGGAACTTCGTTAACCAGAAGCCTACTCAGAGCCAGTTCCGGTACTCTCGCCAAGTCCCTGTGAAGACTTCCAAAGCTGAGTTGATAAGCAAAGACCTTGTCCGCAGAGGCTTCCGCAGTGTTAGTCCTACGGTTATCTACTCCTTCATGCAAACAGCCGGTCTCACTAACGACCATCTCACTAGCTGCTTCAGACACCAAGAATGCATTTCCAAGGACGAGACCAGTTAG
- the LOC106296409 gene encoding probable WRKY transcription factor 40, translated as MDQYSSSLVDTSLDLTIGITRMRVEEDSTTSALVDELKRVNAENKKLSEMLTLMCDNYNVLRKQLMEYVNKNNNTAERDDQTSPPKKRKSPARDEAISSAVIGGVSESSSTDQDDQYLCKKQREETVVKEKVSRVYYKTEASDTTLVVKDGYQWRKYGQKVTRDNPSPRAYFKCACAPSCSVKKKVQRSVEDQSVLVATYEGEHNHPMPSQMDSNNGLNRYVSLGGPVAPAAAANGSCSLAKPVDLTESKKVRSPSRIEFPEVQKLLVEQMASSLTKDPNFTAALAAAVTGRLYQQNQTEK; from the exons ATGGACCAGTACTCATCGTCTTTGGTCGATACTTCTTTAGATCTCACTATCGGTATTACTCGTATGCGAGTTGAAGAAGATTCCACG ACAAGTGCATTGGTGGACGAATTAAAACGAGTGAATGCTGAGAACAAGAAGCTCTCGGAGATGCTAACTTTGATGTGTGACAACTACAACGTCTTAAGGAAACAGCTGATGGAATATGTTAACAAGAACAACAACACGGCCGAGAGAGACGACCAAACCAGTCCTCCCAAGAAACGCAAATCTCCTGCGAGAGATGAAGCAATTAGTTCAGCGGTTATTGGTGGAGTGTCGGAGAGCAGCTCTACGGATCAAGATGATCAGTATCTGTGTAAGAAGCAGAGAGAAGAGACTGTTGTGAAGGAGAAAGTCTCAAGGGTTTATTACAAGACCGAAGCTTCTGACACTACTCTT GTAGTGAAAGATGGGTATCAATGGAGGAAATATGGACAGAAAGTGACGAGAGACAACCCCTCTCCAAGAGCTTACTTCAAATGTGCTTGTGCTCCAAGCTGTTCTGTCAAAAAGAAG GTTCAGAGAAGTGTGGAGGATCAGTCCGTGTTGGTAGCTACTTATGAGGGTGAACATAACCATCCAATGCCATCACAGATGGATTCAAACAATGGCTTAAACCGTTACGTTTCTCTTGGTGGTCCGGTTGCACCAGCTGCTGCTGCCAATGGAAGTTGTAGCTTGGCTAAGCCTGTTGATTTGACTGAATCCAAGAAAGTGAGGAGCCCATCAAGAATCGAATTTCCAGAAGTACAGAAGCTTTTGGTGGAGCAAATGGCTTCTTCCTTGACAAAAGATCCTAACTTCACAGCAGCATTAGCAGCAGCTGTTACCGGGAGATTGTATCAACAGAATCAAACCGAGAAATAG
- the LOC106296408 gene encoding probable GMP synthase [glutamine-hydrolyzing] isoform X1, whose product MQLGFLGIGAYNYNLLELGLRAFGKLQFFLVAIEKSETFRTMSASDREFRSVLVPAGNKLQQKPLSKPVKKTASKSKDLTFTASPAKKSSSPLSPSILRRNGVSMNASYSSEASSSCESSPLSMASTSSGKRGLRRTGSNSSSTLRRNMTEETGDCFSDGRRRCAWITPKSDLCYIAFHDEEWGVPVHDDKKLFELLSLSGALAELSWKDILSKRQSFREVFMDFDPIAISELTNKKITSPDSLLSEQKLRSILENANQVRKIIVEFGSFGKYIWNFVNQKPTQSQFRYSRQVPVKTSKAELISKDLVRRGFRSVSPTVIYSFMQTAGLTNDHLTSCFRHQECISKDETS is encoded by the exons ATGCAGCTAGGGTTTCTCGGAATCGGTGCGTACAATTACAATCTCTTGGAATTGGGTTTAAGGGCTTTTGGGAAATTGCAATTCTTCTTAGTCGCGATCGAAAAGTCGGAGACTTTTAGGACAATGTCGGCCTCCGACCGAGAGTTCCGTTCAGTTCTCGTTCCCGCCGGTAACAAGCTGCAGCAGAAACCGTTGTCAAAGCCGGTGAAGAAGACCGCTAGTAAATCGAAAGACCTAACCTTTACGGCGTCTCCGGCGAAGAAGAGTTCGTCTCCTCTGAGCCCTTCGATTCTGAGGAGGAACGGTGTCTCAATGAACGCATCGTACTCGTCGGAGGCGTCGTCTTCGTGCGAGTCGTCGCCGTTGAGTATGGCGTCTACTTCTAGCGGGAAGAGGGGTTTGCGGCGTACCGGGTCGAACTCTTCAAGCACACTGAGAAGGAATATGACGGAGGAGACAGGTGATTGCTTCTCTGATGGTCGTAGAAGATGCGCTTGGATCACTCCCAAATCTG ACCTATGTTACATTGCTTTCCACGATGAAGAGTGGGGAGTTCCTGTCCATGATGACAA GAAACTTTTCGAGCTATTAAGCCTCTCTGGTGCTCTTGCGGAACTGTCCTGGAAAGACATTCTTTCCAAAAGACAATCATTCAG GGAAGTATTCATGGACTTTGATCCAATTGCCATATCTGAACTAACTAACAAAAAGATAACATCCCCTGACTCATTACTATCAGAGCAAAAGCTTCGCTCAATCCTCGAGAATGCAAACCAAGTTCGCAAG ATAATAGTTGAGTTTGGATCATTTGGCAAGTACATTTGGAACTTCGTTAACCAGAAGCCTACTCAGAGCCAGTTCCGGTACTCTCGCCAAGTCCCTGTGAAGACTTCCAAAGCTGAGTTGATAAGCAAAGACCTTGTCCGCAGAGGCTTCCGCAGTGTTAGTCCTACGGTTATCTACTCCTTCATGCAAACAGCCGGTCTCACTAACGACCATCTCACTAGCTGCTTCAGACACCAAGAATGCATTTCCAAGGACGAGACCAGTTAG
- the LOC106299442 gene encoding probable N-acetyltransferase HLS1 → MSSKIAAEVAAAAVVVVREYDEETDKRDVEEMERECDETGPPGKPLMVSDLLGDPVRRVRHFPCHTMLVAEYGEGRKMVGVVRGCVKTVTRGNSIYVKLAYVLGLRVSPSHRNLGIGTKLVQTLEEWFKQQGATYSYMATDCTNESSINLFTKKCAYIKFRTPTMLVQPVHAHSKPICSDITILRLTTKTAESIYTGVFKDSEFFPSDIDAILTSRNSLGTFIAFPKEEHGHKSNRLDRDFPTDYAILSVWSTKDVFRLQMKGVSRLTHACCSGSRLLDSCMPWMKLPSFPNVFDKFWVYFMYGMHMEGNDGPRLMKSLCYFVHNIGRHDEGCGAVATEISPLDPVASAVPHWKRLSWAQDLWCLKKLSDEPELSDWSSSKSSSSNVIFVDPRDI, encoded by the exons ATGTCGAGTAAAATAGCGGCGGAGGTAGCTGCGGCTGCGGTGGTGGTGGTGAGAGAATACGATGAAGAAACCGACAAGCGTGACGTGGAGGAGATGGAACGTGAATGTGATGAGACCGGACCGCCTGGCAAACCGTTAATGGTCTCTGATTTATTAGGAGATCCGGTTCGTCGCGTCCGTCACTTTCCCTGCCATACTATGCTG GTTGCAGAGTATGGAGAAGGAAGGAAGATGGTGGGAGTTGTGAGAGGATGCGTTAAAACCGTGACTAGAGGAAACTCAATCTATGTCAAACTCGCTTATGTTCTTGGTCTTAGAGTTTCACCTTCCCATCG GAACTTAGGCATAGGAACAAAACTGGTGCAAACACTTGAAGAATGGTTTAAACAACAAGGCGCAACTTACTCGTACATGGCCACTGATTGTACCAACGAGTCTTCCATTAACTTGTTCACCAAGAAATGTGCCTACATCAAGTTCCGTACACCGACAATGCTGGTTCAACCGGTTCACGCCCATTCCAAACCAATTTGTTCAGATATCACAATCCTCCGGTTAACCACCAAAACCGCTGAATCAATCTACACCGGGGTTTTCAAAGACTCAGAGTTCTTTCCTAGTGACATCGACGCAATATTAACCAGCCGCAACAGCTTAGGAACGTTTATAGCGTTCCCAAAAGAAGAACACGGTCACAAATCTAACCGCTTAGACCGCGATTTCCCAACGGATTATGCGATATTAAGTGTATGGAGCACCAAAGATGTATTCAGGCTGCAAATGAAAGGCGTTTCCCGGTTAACTCACGCGTGCTGCTCCGGTTCGAGATTACTTGATTCTTGCATGCCGTGGATGAAACTACCCTCGTTTCCTAACGTGTTCGACAAGTTTTGGGTTTATTTCATGTACGGAATGCACATGGAAGGCAATGACGGTCCACGCCTCATGAAAAGTTTATGCTATTTTGTTCATAACATTGGGAGACACGACGAAGGATGTGGAGCTGTTGCGACGGAGATTAGTCCTTTGGACCCGGTGGCTTCGGCTGTTCCTCATTGGAAACGGCTTTCGTGGGCTCAAGACCTTTGGTGCCTCAAGAAACTCTCTGATGAACCTGAACTGTCTGATTGGAGTAGCTCAAAATCTTCTTCTTCCAACGTGATTTTTGTTGATCCTCGTGATATCTAA